Proteins co-encoded in one Saprospira grandis genomic window:
- the rpsI gene encoding 30S ribosomal protein S9 produces MEMINTIGRRKAAVARVYLRQGSGKVTVNGLDYKEYFPAIHIHGKVVAPLQEVEVQNLYDIQVNVSGGGIKGQAEAVRLGISRALVELNEEFRSPLKVKKYLSRDPRSVERKKYGKPKARKSFQFSKR; encoded by the coding sequence ATGGAAATGATTAACACTATCGGAAGAAGAAAAGCGGCCGTAGCCCGTGTATACCTGCGTCAGGGTTCTGGCAAAGTAACGGTAAATGGTCTTGATTATAAAGAGTACTTTCCTGCTATCCACATTCATGGTAAAGTAGTGGCTCCTCTACAAGAGGTAGAAGTACAGAACCTATATGACATTCAAGTGAATGTAAGCGGGGGTGGAATCAAAGGACAAGCGGAGGCTGTTCGTTTGGGTATTTCTAGAGCGTTGGTAGAGTTGAACGAAGAGTTCCGCAGCCCGCTCAAGGTGAAAAAATACCTCAGTCGTGATCCTCGTTCTGTTGAGCGTAAGAAATACGGTAAGCCCAAGGCCCGTAAGAGCTTCCAGTTCAGCAAACGTTAA